One segment of Schistocerca cancellata isolate TAMUIC-IGC-003103 chromosome 2, iqSchCanc2.1, whole genome shotgun sequence DNA contains the following:
- the LOC126145492 gene encoding protein charybde-like — MNGNMERVLEDTQNRPSKLQEVFSKISDIWHQSSRSKEVFSSEVIESVLPERFNIPINVVGNREYDGESEEEISALAHKLEEELRIGKQRSLPSEIRFLLPEDLLKCISRDILAMADSEPCGLRGCTMFLNFEGENECRRLRSFKYDDSTVSTFELFLMLKQDKNTWNSILPEFLKRMTRSNTVVISRAYTLKKKKLYRSYNE, encoded by the exons ATGAATGGTAACATGGAGAGAGTTTTAGAAGACACGCAGAATCGTCCGTCCaagttacaggaagtgttcagcaaaaTATCGGATATTTGGCATCAAAGTTCGAGGAGTAAAGAAGTGTTCTCGTCGGAAGTTATAGAATCGGTTTTACCGGAGCGGTTTAACATTCCTATAAATGTTG TTGGGAATCGAGAGTACGATGGAGAGTCCGAAGAAGAAATTAGTGCTTTGGCACACAAGCTGGAAGAGGAGCTACGGATTGGAAAACAGCGATCATTGCCAAGTGAAATTAGATTTTTACTGCCAGAAGATTTACTAAAATGTATTTCGAGAGATATATTGGCAATGGCAGATTCCGAGCCTTGTGGACTCAG GGGCTGCACAATGTTCTTAAATTTCGAGGGTGAGAATGAATGTAGAAGACTGAGATCATTTAAATATGACGACAGTACTGTATCTACGTTCGAGCTATTCCTGATGCTGAAACAAGATAAAAATACGTGGAATTCTATTTTACCGGAGTTTCTCAA AAGGATGACAAGGAGCAATACAGTTGTGATAAGCCGTGCCTACActcttaaaaagaaaaaattgtatcgATCCTACAATGAATAA